A region from the Vicia villosa cultivar HV-30 ecotype Madison, WI linkage group LG3, Vvil1.0, whole genome shotgun sequence genome encodes:
- the LOC131593216 gene encoding putative disease resistance RPP13-like protein 1 — MAATMIGSAFLSATVQTLVQKLASKEFLDYITNTKLDLSLLKQIRLTLLTLQPLLDVAEEKQISTPSVKDWLDGLKDAVYDAEDLLNQISYDSLRCKMENTQAASKTKQVWNLLSSPFKNIYGEINSQMKDMCETLKLFADNKDILSLQTKSVRVSHRTPSCPMFDESFMVGREDDLEKVMNMLLSESSTSQNNMGVVAIVGMGGVGKTTLAQLAYNDENVQKHFDLTAWACVSEDFDVFRVTKTLLESVTKTPWETNNLDLLRVELRKNLRDRRFFIVLDDLWNDSCSDWDELVSPLIYGKNGSRVIITTRHKNVADAARTFPIFELDPLSDEDSWSLLSKRAFGSGDFSETQRRNLEPIGRKIARKCGGLPIAAKSLGGLLRSKVDTEEWIEVLNNDIWNLKNDSILPALRLSYQYLSSQLKRCFSYCSIFPKDYLLDREQLVLLWMAEGFLDHSQDKKTMEEVGDECFTELLSRSLIQQLHDDSSGQTFILHDLVNDLATVVSGKSCYRLESGAESYESVRHFSYNQQLYDIFKKFKTLHKFKCLRSFLAIDYDELGEYHLSRKVVDDFLPTFERLRVLSLSKYANITTLPDTIGNLVQLRYLDLSHSEITSLPDTICNLYYLQTLILSMCSNLTELPEHVGKLIHLRHLYLDQTSIIEMPKQIAELENLQTLTVFVVGKKNIGLSVRELGKFPKLRGKLFIKNLQNVNDVMEASDANLKSREHIEELTLQWGEEVDDSLKGKDVLNKLQPSPNLKKLSIDLYGGTSFPSWLGDPSFSNMVSLCLDNCAHCPILPPLGQLPSLKDLQITRMTSIVTIGQEFYGMAAGSSNSSIQPFSSLEKLVIEEMSNWEEWHPLQDNIFPFPHLKTLRLSRCPKLKGHLPSHLPSLEEIVIYLCDHLLATPPTQHWLSSIKKIHIVEDSDSISNTERTQYSLLEIDSPCLLQTINISSRHMQKSVPKMIINSTCLRFLILFGISSLTMIPTNGLPTSLQSLSIINCENLAFFPPEMWSNYTSLVTLTLEDCKALTSVPLNCFPMLQNFSIYDCNSLESIFISETSSCSSSTLQYFHVRDCEELRSLPQRMGTLTALEKIFLRNLPNLNLSLCEGAFLPPNLQSIMVDSVMITKPVTEWGLQCLTALSSLGIIGDDTVNILLKEPLLPISLVSLDFVNLSEMKSLEGNGLRHLSSLERLCFINCPELVSLPEKTFPSSLKKLCFEDCPKLESLPEDNLPTSLVRLYIDNCPLLEERYKRKEHWSKITHIPVIDMNGQVTI; from the coding sequence ATGGCTGCAACTATGATAGGAAGTGCTTTCCTCTCTGCAACTGTTCAGACCTTAGTTCAGAAACTTGCTTCCAAAGAGTTTCTTGATTACATCACAAACACCAAGCTAGATCTCTCACTCTTGAAACAGATAAGACTAACACTTCTCACTCTTCAACCTCTCCTAGATGTTGCAGAGGAGAAGCAGATCAGCACTCCTTCTGTCAAAGACTGGCTTGATGGCTTGAAAGATGCTGTCTACGATGCTGAAGATCTTCTCAATCAAATTAGCTATGATTCCCTTCGATGCAAGATGGAGAACACGCAAGCTGCAAGCAAAACTAAACAGGTGTGGAACTTACTTTCTTCTCCTTTTAAAAATATCTATGGAGAGATCAATTCCCAAATGAAAGATATGTGTGAAACCCTCAAACTTTTTGCTGATAATAAAGATATACTGAGTTTGCAAACTAAAAGTGTCAGAGTTTCTCATAGAACACCTTCATGTCCCATGTTCGACGAATCTTTCATGGTTGGTAGGGAAGATGATCTAGAGAAAGTAATGAACATGCTGCTATCAGAAAGCAGTACTAGCCAGAACAATATGGGCGTAGTTGCAATTGTAGGCATGGGAGGTGTCGGAAAAACAACACTTGCACAGCTTGCTTACAATGATGAAAATGTTCAAAAGCACTTCGATCTCACAGCATGGGCTTGTGTATCAGAAGATTTTGATGTTTTTAGAGTAACCAAAACTCTCCTTGAATCTGTCACTAAAACACCATGGGAAACTAATAATCTTGATTTACTTCGAGTTGAGTTAAGGAAAAATTTAAGGGATAGGAGATTTTTCATTGTGTTGGATGACTTATGGAATGACAGTTGTTCTGATTGGGATGAACTTGTATCTCCGttgatttatggaaaaaatggaaGCCGAGTGATCATCACAACACGCCACAAAAATGTGGCAGATGCTGCGCGCACATTTCCTATTTTTGAATTAGATCCTCTATCAGATGAAGACAGTTGGTCTTTACTCTCCAAACGTGCATTTGGAAGTGGAGACTTTTCTGAAACTCAACGCCGAAACCTAGAACCAATTGGCAGGAAGATTGCAAGAAAGTGTGGTGGATTGCCAATTGCTGCGAAATCACTTGGAGGACTGTTGCGTTCGAAAGTAGATACTGAAGAGTGGATTGAAGTTCTGAACAATGACATATGGAACTTAAAGAATGATAGTATTTTGCCTGCATTGCGCCTGAGTTATCAATATCTTTCCTCGCAACTAAAAAGATGTTTTTCCTATTGCTCAATTTTTCCAAAGGACTATTTACTTGATAGGGAGCAATTGGTTTTGTTGTGGATGGCAGAAGGCTTCCTTGATCATTCTCAAGATAAAAAAACTATGGAAGAAGTAGGTGATGAGTGTTTTACTGAATTGTTATCCAGATCATTGATACAACAATTGCATGATGACTCTAGTGGGCAGACTTTTATCTTGCATGACCTTGTTAATGATTTAGCTACTGTTGTATCTGGAAAAAGTTGTTACAGACTTGAATCAGGCGCTGAGAGCTATGAAAGTGTTCGACACTTTTCATATAATCAACAACTTTATGACATTTTCAAGAAGTTTAAGACTTTACACAAATTCAAATGCTTGAGAAGCTTCCTAGCCATTGACTATGATGAATTGGGAGAATATCATTTATCCAGAAAGGTGGTCGATGATTTTCTACCCACATTCGAAAGGTTGCGTGTGTTATCATTATCAAAATATGCAAACATCACCACACTACCGGACACAATTGGCAATTTAGTGCAGTTGCGCTATCTAGATCTTTCTCATTCTGAAATCACAAGCCTGCCTGACACCATATGCAACCTCTACTACTTGCAAACTTTGATTTTATCTATGTGCTCAAATCTCACAGAATTGCCAGAACATGTTGGAAAATTAATTCATTTGCGTCATCTATATCTTGATCAGACAAGCATAATAGAGATGCCAAAGCAAATTGCTGAACTAGAAAACCTTCAAACTCTAACTGTTTTTGTAGTAGGCAAGAAAAATATTGGTTTAAGTGTCAGAGAGCTTGGGAAGTTTCCTAAGCTACGAGGAAAATTATTCATCAAGAACTTACAAAATGTCAATGATGTCATGGAGGCAAGTGATGCAAACTTGAAGAGCAGAGAACATATTGAGGAGTTAACGCTTCAGTGGGGTGAGGAAGTTGATGACTCACTTAAAGGAAAAGATGTGCTTAATAAGTTACAACCATCACCAAACCTAAAGAAGCTGAGCATTGACTTATATGGCGGGACAAGTTTTCCAAGTTGGTTGGGAGATCCTTCATTTTCTAACATGGTGTCTCTCTGCCTTGATAACTGTGCGCATTGCCCGATACTTCCACCACTAGGGCAGCTACCTTCTCTCAAGGACTTGCAGATTACTAGAATGACATCTATTGTGACAATTGGGCAGGAGTTCTATGGCATGGCAGCAGGAAGTTCCAATTCTTCAATCCAACCATTTTCTTCCCTTGAGAAGCTTGTAATTGAGGAAATGTCAAATTGGGAGGAATGGCATCCTCTTCAAGACAACATATTTCCTTTTCCTCATTTGAAAACTCTGAGGTTATCAAGGTGTCCCAAATTGAAAGGACATTTACCTAGTCATCTTCCTTCCTTAGAAGAGATTGTAATATATCTTTGTGATCATCTCTTGGCAACACCACCTACTCAACATTGGCTCTCCTCAATAAAAAAGATTCATATTGTGGAAGATTCAGATTCAATAAGCAATACTGAAAGGACCCAATACTCATTGCTCGAGATTGATTCTCCATGTCTGCTGCAAACAATTAACATATCGAGCCGTCATATGCAAAAATCTGTACCTAAAATGATTATAAACAGCACCTGTCTTCGATTCTTGATTCTCTTTGGTATTAGTTCTCTCACTATGATTCCAACGAATGGCTTACCCACTTCTTTGCAATCACTTTCTATTATAAATTGTGAGAACTTAGCATTCTTTCCTCCTGAAATGTGGAGCAATTACACATCCCTTGTGACTCTTACATTAGAAGACTGCAAAGCACTTACCTCCGTCCCATTGAATTGTTTTCCTATGCTCCAAAATTTTTCCATCTATGATTGTAACAGTTTGGaatctatttttatttcagaaacttCTTCCTGTAGCTCTTCAACCCTCCAATATTTTCATGTCCGTGATTGCGAGGAACTTAGATCACTACCTCAACGGATGGGCACCCTCACCGCTCTTGAAAAGATATTTCTACGCAATCTTCCAAATTTGAATTTATCATTATGTGAAGGAGCTTTTCTACCTCCTAATTTACAATCAATTATGGTTGATTCTGTGATGATAACAAAGCCGGTAACAGAGTGGGGTCTCCAATGTCTCACTGCTCTTTCATCATTGGGTATCATAGGTGATGATACTGTTAACATATTGCTCAAAGAGCCGTTGTTGCCGATTTCCCTTGTGTCTCTAGACTTCGTTAATCTCTCTGAAATGAAGTCCTTAGAAGGAAATGGACTTCGACACCTCTCCTCTCTAGAAAGGCTTTGCTTTATTAATTGTCCAGAGCTTGTGTCATTGCCAGAAAAAACATTTCCCTCCTCGCTGAAAAAACTCTGCTTCGAGGATTGTCCAAAACTAGAGTCATTGCCAGAAGACAACCTCCCTACCTCTTTAGTGAGACTCTACATTGACAATTGCCCATTGTTAGAAGAAAGATATAAAAGGAAGGAACATTGGTCCAAAATTACTCACATCCCTGTCATAGATATGAATGGCCAAGTCACAATATGA